In Triplophysa rosa linkage group LG18, Trosa_1v2, whole genome shotgun sequence, a genomic segment contains:
- the ppp1r3cb gene encoding protein phosphatase 1 regulatory subunit 3C-B gives MNCTRVLHILNPRPMPGPIMPVDVAMRICLAHSPPLHSFLSSYEDYKSRILVNQYKPLRSCISSRTEVDTANLEWKSPKTKAKKKVVFADSKGMSLTAVHVFKEFEEDVLDLQFELSDLENAIVGMKVEKDKSFALDFPQPAADYLDFRNRLKKNLVCLENCIIQERLLTGTVKVSNVSFEKAVNARITFDSWKSYTDNPCTFMNNVYGCEDVDTFSFSIDLPSFVHQDEQVEFCISYRTHEMTHWDNNDGKNYKLVRAENEPGQSNRVVQKTTDLKNQAKRPEMEFDQFGSPRTSSGFFPEWQSLGHIGNNTPYW, from the exons ATGAATTGCACCAG GGTTCTCCATATCCTGAACCCAAGGCCAATGCCAGGTCCAATTATGCCTGTGGATGTGGCCATGAGAATCTGTCTGGCACACTCGCCGCCTCTTCACAGTTTCCTCAGCTCATATGAGGACTACAAGTCCAGGATCCTGGTCAACCAGTACAAACCTCTGAGATCCTGCATCAGCTCCAGGACAGAGGTGGACACCGCCAACTTAGAATGGAAGAGTCCCAAAACCAAAGCTAAGAAGAAAGTGGTTTTTGCCGATTCGAAAGGCATGTCATTAACGGCGGTCCATGTGTTCAAGGAATTTGAGGAAGACGTATTAGACCTGCAGTTTGAGTTATCAGATCTAGAGAATGCCATTGTTGGCATGAAGGTCGAGAAAGATAAGAGTTTTGCTTTGGACTTCCCTCAGCCCGCCGCAGACTATTTGGACTTCAGAAATCGTCTAAAGAAGAACCTGGTGTGTTTAGAAAACTGTATAATTCAAGAGCGTTTGCTCACCGGCACAGTGAAAGTTTCCAATGTAAGTTTTGAGAAGGCCGTCAATGCGCGAATAACATTTGATTCGTGGAAAAGTTACACTGACAATCCTTGCACTTTTATGAATAACGTTTATGGTTGTGAAGACGTAGACACTTTCTCATTTTCAATTGACCTGCCAAGTTTTGTGCACCAGGATGAGCAGGTAGAGTTCTGCATATCCTACAGAACTCATGAAATGACACACTGGGACAATAATGATGGGAAGAATTACAAGTTGGTACGTGCTGAGAATGAGCCCGGTCAGTCCAACCGTGTCGTGCAGAAGACGACAGATTTGAAGAATCAAGCTAAACGGCCAGAAATGGAGTTTGATCAGTTTGGAAGCCCGAGGACATCCAGTGGCTTCTTCCCCGAGTGGCAGAGCCTGGGCCATATCGGGAACAACACCCCCTACTGGTAA